In bacterium, a genomic segment contains:
- a CDS encoding general secretion pathway protein GspK, producing the protein MKRKSQKNSGVILIFVMVIVLAISTMVLFFQSSSKGYISLFSSSLKSVNMDYLAESGIQIGQEIIKLQQQRESTSILADKNWPKEKIFELEDLTLSLTIKDENACINPNKIFGDEKGEIDTNLQRVFDTFFVAMGYSSVLKDSLLDWIDEDDIPRQDGAESFYYRTEGLSYAPSNRHLYSENEILLIRDFNKDILFGKEGTDEEEEVKGLINFISILSDGKINVNRCLPEILNAMGFTSANVDAIVTERERRPLDEIILSGINREVYEKNRSVITFQSNYYSITSKVSNEEGYIKEIKAYIYIDNKSTHILRWNVI; encoded by the coding sequence ATGAAAAGAAAATCTCAAAAAAATAGTGGCGTTATTCTTATCTTTGTTATGGTTATAGTTCTTGCTATTTCAACAATGGTTCTATTTTTTCAAAGTAGTTCAAAAGGGTATATATCTCTTTTTTCAAGTTCTTTAAAATCTGTTAATATGGATTATTTAGCTGAATCAGGTATTCAGATAGGGCAAGAGATAATAAAATTACAACAGCAACGTGAGTCAACATCAATATTAGCTGATAAAAATTGGCCTAAAGAAAAGATTTTTGAGTTGGAAGATTTAACATTATCTTTAACAATAAAAGACGAGAATGCTTGTATCAACCCAAACAAGATTTTTGGTGATGAAAAAGGGGAAATAGATACAAACCTGCAGAGGGTGTTTGATACTTTTTTTGTCGCAATGGGATATTCATCTGTCTTAAAAGATTCTCTTCTTGATTGGATAGATGAGGATGACATACCAAGACAAGATGGTGCTGAATCATTCTATTATCGCACTGAAGGTCTTTCTTACGCTCCTTCTAACAGGCACCTTTATTCGGAAAATGAGATTCTGCTTATAAGAGATTTTAATAAAGATATCTTATTTGGAAAAGAAGGTACTGATGAAGAAGAAGAAGTAAAAGGTTTAATAAATTTTATAAGTATCTTATCAGATGGTAAAATAAATGTAAACAGGTGTTTACCTGAAATATTGAATGCTATGGGTTTTACATCGGCAAATGTTGACGCAATTGTGACAGAAAGAGAAAGAAGACCTTTGGATGAAATAATTCTTTCAGGTATAAATAGAGAGGTGTACGAAAAAAATAGAAGTGTTATTACTTTTCAGAGCAACTATTACAGTATAACATCGAAAGTATCTAATGAGGAAGGGTATATTAAAGAAATCAAAGCGTACATTTATATAGACAATAAGAGTACACATATCTTGAGGTGGAATGTTATATGA
- a CDS encoding prepilin-type N-terminal cleavage/methylation domain-containing protein, whose translation MNRYKGFTLVEILLSTLIIFLLFSLAYMTFFSISRTTVDMRKSMRTSEILLRSLNKFYQESKGLLYEKDSEFSFETKEVSFKYMDKDMLYPSLVKYVVEPTNDGDSLVRQQKNLLTDYLFTIPVLEECESINFMFHNGESWEYVLSEEEKLVAIAIEIDYAGNKLFFPVKLPENEKKISKK comes from the coding sequence TTGAATAGATATAAAGGTTTTACGCTTGTGGAGATACTTCTTTCGACACTTATTATTTTTCTACTGTTTTCGCTTGCATATATGACTTTTTTTTCTATAAGCAGAACGACTGTTGATATGCGAAAGAGTATGAGAACCTCAGAAATATTGTTAAGGTCATTAAACAAGTTTTACCAGGAAAGTAAAGGTCTGTTATATGAGAAAGATTCAGAATTTTCATTTGAAACTAAAGAAGTTTCTTTTAAATATATGGACAAGGATATGCTTTACCCTTCTTTAGTGAAATATGTTGTTGAACCTACAAATGATGGAGATAGTTTAGTAAGGCAACAAAAAAATCTTTTAACTGATTACTTATTTACTATACCTGTATTGGAAGAATGCGAAAGTATCAACTTTATGTTTCACAATGGGGAGTCGTGGGAATATGTTTTGAGTGAAGAAGAAAAACTTGTGGCTATAGCCATTGAAATTGATTATGCAGGAAATAAACTCTTTTTTCCTGTAAAGTTGCCGGAAAATGAAAAGAAAATCTCAAAAAAATAG
- a CDS encoding prepilin-type N-terminal cleavage/methylation domain-containing protein, which yields MKNTLFKQAGFTLLEIMISVTIFGIVSIVCLNSYILSAKHISLLNENQNKNLLARWKIEELRIEAQEIEDDKGIFPQPFENYEWEISLSDLVITDTEYEVEYIPYKLKILNGKNDFEVIMPFIKTSTGESLE from the coding sequence ATGAAAAATACCCTATTTAAGCAAGCGGGTTTTACTCTGCTTGAAATTATGATTTCAGTTACAATTTTTGGGATTGTTAGTATAGTTTGTTTAAACAGTTATATTTTATCAGCAAAACATATAAGTTTATTAAATGAGAACCAAAATAAAAACTTGTTAGCAAGATGGAAGATAGAAGAGTTAAGAATTGAGGCTCAAGAGATTGAGGATGATAAAGGTATTTTTCCACAACCATTTGAAAATTACGAATGGGAAATTTCTCTCTCTGATTTGGTTATAACAGATACAGAATATGAGGTTGAATATATTCCCTATAAACTTAAAATATTAAACGGTAAAAACGATTTTGAGGTTATAATGCCTTTTATTAAAACAAGTACGGGGGAGTCTCTTGAATAG
- the gspG gene encoding type II secretion system major pseudopilin GspG: MKNKKGFTFIELMAVIVILGILAMAVMPKFFGRIDEARVTAAKVQIKNFEQALRLFNLDNSFYPSTEQGLQSLIEKPAVGRIPTKWREGGYLEKNMLPQDPWGNDYLYLSPGRAGEDYEIISLGSDGKEGGEGFDADISSSQI; encoded by the coding sequence ATGAAAAATAAGAAAGGGTTCACTTTTATAGAACTTATGGCCGTTATTGTTATACTTGGGATACTTGCAATGGCTGTTATGCCAAAATTTTTTGGTAGAATTGATGAAGCCAGAGTAACGGCGGCTAAGGTGCAAATTAAGAATTTTGAGCAAGCGTTACGGCTTTTTAATCTTGATAACAGTTTTTATCCTAGCACTGAGCAAGGTTTACAATCTTTAATTGAAAAACCTGCAGTTGGTAGAATCCCAACAAAATGGAGAGAGGGCGGTTACCTTGAAAAAAATATGTTGCCACAAGACCCGTGGGGCAATGATTATTTATATTTAAGCCCTGGTAGAGCAGGCGAAGATTACGAAATTATCTCTTTGGGAAGTGATGGTAAAGAGGGAGGAGAAGGTTTTGATGCAGATATCTCGAGTTCTCAGATATAA